The Ictidomys tridecemlineatus isolate mIctTri1 chromosome 6, mIctTri1.hap1, whole genome shotgun sequence genome includes a region encoding these proteins:
- the Hoxc12 gene encoding homeobox protein Hox-C12, with protein sequence MGEHNLLNPGFVGPLVNIHTGDTFYFPNFRASGAQLPGLPSLSYPRRDNVCSLPWPSAEPCNGYPQPYLGSPVSLNPPFGRTCELARVEDSKGYYREPCAEGGGGSLKREERGRDPGPGPGAALLPLEPSGPPALGFKYDYAAGGGGGDGSTGPPHDPPSCQSLESDSSSSLLNEGNKGAGTGDPGSLVSPLNPGGGLSASGAPWYPIHSRSRKKRKPYSKLQLAELEGEFLVNEFITRQRRRELSDRLNLSDQQVKIWFQNRRMKKKRLLLREQALSFF encoded by the exons ATGGGCGAGCATAATCTCCTGAATCCTGGGTTTGTGGGGCCGCTGGTGAACATCCACACAGGAGACACCTTCTACTTCCCCAACTTCCGCGCGTCCGGGGCGCAACTCCCCGGGCTGCCTTCGCTGTCCTACCCACGCCGCGACAACGTGTGCTCGCTGCCCTGGCCGTCGGCTGAGCCGTGCAATGGCTACCCGCAGCCCTATCTCGGCAGCCCAGTGTCGCTCAACCCGCCCTTCGGGCGCACGTGCGAGCTGGCTCGTGTGGAGGACAGCAAGGGTTATTACCGCGAGCCGTGCGCGGAGGGCGGCGGCGGGAGTCTGAAGCGTGAGGAGCGCGGGCGCGACCCGGGACCCGGGCCCGGGGCAGCTCTGCTGCCGCTGGAGCCGTCGGGGCCCCCTGCACTGGGCTTCAAGTACGACTACGCGGCCGGCGGCGGCGGTGGGGACGGCAGTACTGGACCCCCACACGACCCACCCTCGTGTCAGTCGTTGGAATCCGATTCCAGTTCGTCCCTACTCAACGAGGGCAACAAGGGCGCTGGGACAGGCGACCCCGGCAGTTTGGTATCGCCGTTGAACCCCGGCGGGGGGCTCTCAGCCAGCG GCGCGCCCTGGTACCCGATCCACAGCCGCTCACGGAAGAAGCGCAAGCCCTATTCGAAGTTGCAGCTGGCTGAGCTGGAGGGCGAATTTCTGGTCAACGAGTTCATCACACGCCAGCGCCGGAGGGAACTCTCGGACCGCTTGAATCTTAGTGACCAGCAGGTCAAGATCTGGTTTCAAAACcggagaatgaaaaagaaaagacttcTGTTGAGGGAGCAAGCCCTCTCCTTCTTTTAG